One Silurus meridionalis isolate SWU-2019-XX chromosome 10, ASM1480568v1, whole genome shotgun sequence genomic window carries:
- the stox2b gene encoding storkhead-box protein 2 isoform X2 translates to MSPISQSQFIPLGDILCLAISAMNSARKTVTQETLVEHLATCFPGVPTPSLEVLRHTLNMLVRERKIYPTTEGYFIVTPQTYFITPSLIHTNSKWYHLDERIPGGMQPCSSSPSGTMTPSASGCVRERSHHKNHADPYSDGYREDIPSMHNSTLQRRTKEHKEPPHPVSPPQQSSEKNKSTLSFAFKPEGSNSRQKDGSSSGGGSEKQSKKFGLKLFRLSFKKDKSKHLATFSAQFPPEEWPLRDEETPSTVPRDVEMEIIRRINPDLTVENLARHTAVMKRLEEEKAQRSKANSSAQHSTRSKRSRSHRKAQQGKSSRSHSKTRASRGERSEGSNLDISYDRDYRFYSSSLVRSPRETMMSMERNRGKYIMHSNPNIVESHFTTAPEWDVSGELAKRRTEMPFPEPSRAQSHSKVHRSHSHTQERKSRNERSDKAKERSRSMDNSKGPLGGPFLGTVEDYECSPDERNRYYTDDGTLRASAQKSHYSRAMHSAARLNSDICVPDVGRGAPEDAMHCRTLEKSKSKDCLTAFTDLKACSLKTPVDDYFQHTAVNEASYSAHSSLSKSNHDFKEGVWKGISSERPAPILTSPHPVEYNDDSTMGQNSLSLSVSNQMPEPVPNGRLVHQHNPDSGDLDKMAEVYNQETLFKPVDYVESSFSRPGTMRKAPHTKSVEVLENQEHFEDPLPLSVPSSSGQEQAACMETTFDYYNVSDDESEDTSHKNKVEEKVREGGGTMKWLLEREKERDLQRKFEKNLTFLSPKEGESSNSQKSAHSTRLDSMDSSSVTVDSGFNSPRTRESLASNTSSNVDNNRRQNMALSPRHLGTKRPPPPYHVPAFRPVPEPPATRPEKQASITSV, encoded by the exons ATGTCTCCAATCAGTCAGTCCCAGTTCATCCCACTGGGGGACATCCTGTGCCTGGCCATCTCGGCCATGAACTCTGCACGCAAGACCGTCACACAGGAGACCCTCGTTGAACATCTCGCTACATGCTTCCCAG gagtCCCAACTCCAAGCCTCGAGGTCCTGCGACATACCCTCAACATGCTGGTCCGAGAACGCAAGATTTATCCAACCACCGAGGGCTACTTCATTGTTACCCCACAGACATATTTCATTACAccctctctcattcacaccaaTAGTAAGTGGTATCATCTGGATGAGAGGATACCTGGGGGTATGCAGCCAtgctcctcctctccctctGGCACCATGACACCTTCTGCATCAGGCTGTGTCAGGGAACGATCACACCATAAAAACCATGCTGACCCCTACAGCGATGGCTATCGGGAGGATATACCCAGTATGCACAATTCCACACTGCAGAGAAGGACCAAGGAGCATAAGGAACCCCCACATCCAGTATCTCCTCCTCAACAGTCctcagagaaaaacaaaagtacaCTCAGCTTTGCATTCAAGCCAGAAGGTAGCAACAGCAGGCAGAAGGATGGGAGCAGTAGCGGTGGTGGCAGCGAGAAGCAATCGAAGAAGTTTGGCCTGAAGCTTTTCAGGCTGAGCTTCAAGAAGGACAAGTCAAAGCATCTTGCTACATTCTCTGCCCAGTTTCCTCCTGAGGAGTGGCCGCTGAGGGACGAGGAGACACCTAGCACTGTCCCACGAGATGTGGAGATGGAGATCATTCGACGAATCAACCCAGACCTAACAGTTGAGAATCTGGCTCGCCATACAGCCGTGATGAAGCGGCTAGAGGAGGAGAAGGCTCAGAGAAGCAAAGCTAATTCGTCAGCTCAGCACAGCACTCGGAGTAAACGCAGCCGTAGTCATCGCAAGGCCCAACAGGGTAAATCTTCAAGGTCCCACAGCAAAACACGTGCCTCTAGAGGGGAACGGTCTGAAGGCTCCAACCTGGATATATCATATGACCGGGACTACAGGTTCTATAGCTCATCTCTGGTGCGCTCTCCAAGAGAGACAATGATGTCCATGGAGAGAAACAGGGGAAAATACATAATGCATAGCAACCCAAACATTGTGGAGTCCCACTTCACTACAGCGCCAGAGTGGGACGTGTCAGGAGAACTAGCCAAAAGAAGGACAGAGATGCCCTTTCCAGAACCATCCAGGGCACAGTCACATTCCAAAGTTCATCGAAGCCACAGCCACACCCAGGAAAGGAAATCGCGAAATGAAAGGTCAGATAAGGCGAAAGAGAGGTCACGCTCTATGGACAATTCCAAGGGCCCTCTAGGAGGACCGTTCTTGGGCACTGTTGAAGACTATGAGTGCAGTCCGGATGAACGCAACCGGTATTACACTGATGATGGGACTTTGAGGGCGTCTGCCCAGAAGAGCCACTACTCTCGTGCTATGCACTCTGCTGCTAGGTTGAACTCTGATATTTGTGTGCCTGATGTTGGAAGGGGGGCTCCAGAGGATGCCATGCACTGTAGAACGCtggagaaaagtaaaagcaAAGACTGTTTAACGGCCTTTACTGACCTTAAGGCCTGCTCTCTAAAAACACCTGTGGATGACTATTTCCAGCATACAGCAGTGAATGAGGCATCCTACTCTGCTCATTCTTCTCTTTCAAAATCCAATCATGATTTTAAAGAAGGTGTTTGGAAGGGGATTTCTTCTGAACGTCCAGCTCCAATTCTGACCTCACCTCATCCTGTAGAGTATAATGACGATTCCACAATGGGACAGAACAGTTTATCATTATCTGTGTCAAACCAGATGCCAGAGCCTGTGCCCAATGGACGCTTAGTGCACCAACACAACCCTGACTCAGGTGACTTGGATAAAATGGCAGAGGTTTACAACCAAGAGACCTTGTTCAAACCTGTGGACTATGTGGAAAGCAGTTTCTCCAGGCCAGGGACGATGCGCAAAGCTCCACACACAAAGTCCGTGGAGGTACTGGAGAACCAGGAACACTTTGAAGATCCTCTTCCGTTGTCTGTACCATCATCGTCCGGCCAGGAGCAGGCTGCGTGCATGGAAACCACCTTTGACTACTACAATGTTTCAGATGACGAGTCTGAGGACACTAGCCATAAGAACAAAGTGGAGGAGAAAGTTCGGGAAGGTGGAGGGACAATGAAGTGGCTATTGGAGCGGGAGAAGGAGCGAGACCTCCAGCGCAAGTTTGAAAAGAACCTCACCTTTCTCAGTCCCAAAGAAGGGGAGAGCAGCAACAGCCAGAAGTCGGCCCACTCCACACGTCTGGACAGCATGGACTCCAGCAGTGTGACTGTGGACAGTGGATTTAATTCCCCACG